From Streptomyces sp. GSL17-111, one genomic window encodes:
- a CDS encoding glycosyl hydrolase family 18 protein, which translates to MSRRHTPHVPDSRPPAPPRRRRVAVLAVLLLALAGLTGLPGLTGTAHAEQGLTAAFVSSGSGSSWTGTFIVTNGSQAAVQNWSLEFDLPEGVTLTGHTHGTAEVDGRHVTVTPAYYIAHLPAGRNTEPYSYRFQASGPITEPTGCLLNGEKCDGTPAVPPEAPTDVRATDATARTVSLAWTPAARGDFPVASYEVLHGEEVVAASATTEATVRDLRPATAYAFTVRAKDNRGNTGPPSAPVTATTVDPATDPVPPTAPSRLRAGDVTSSTVELRWDAATDDQRVAAYDVYRDGALAESLPADTLTTTLTGLAPATAYDFTVTARDAADNASPASNTVTVTTDEAVGAGGYAKVGYFVQWGIYGRQYFVKNLDTSGAAAKLDVINYAFANIDPENLTCLNGVTKGTTPDPQDPDQGDGAGDAEADYGRAFPAHQSVDGVADDGWGKLRGNFNQLKKLKAKHPHLKILISLGGWTYSKYFSDAAATEASRKKFVKSCIDMYIKGDLPEYNGAGGEGVAAGIFDGIDLDWEWPGSPDGHPGNHWSPQDKDNNTALIAEFRRQLDALGGDHKLLTAFTPADPVKIDAGWDLTKIFDHLDFANVQGYDFHGAGSDNSWEPDRTGHQGNLYPDPDSPYDPDFSIDGSVRHYLDAGVSPRKLTIGFPFYGRGWQQVTAGGANGEYQTANGAAPGQFQEEAGTRGYDNLLTMVPNMTVHHDTESVSTYGYTGPNGQWWSFDDPWSIGKKAEYVRSEGLLGAMIWEMSGDTPDSSLMNALHSGLP; encoded by the coding sequence CCGTGCAGAACTGGTCACTGGAGTTCGACCTCCCCGAAGGCGTGACCCTGACCGGCCACACGCACGGAACCGCCGAGGTCGACGGTCGCCATGTCACCGTCACGCCCGCCTACTACATCGCCCATCTTCCCGCCGGCCGCAACACCGAGCCCTACAGCTACCGGTTCCAGGCGAGCGGCCCGATCACCGAGCCCACCGGGTGCCTGCTGAACGGGGAGAAGTGCGACGGCACCCCGGCCGTGCCCCCCGAGGCGCCCACGGACGTGCGCGCGACGGACGCCACCGCCCGCACGGTCAGCCTGGCGTGGACACCGGCCGCGCGGGGCGACTTCCCCGTCGCCTCCTACGAGGTGCTGCACGGTGAGGAAGTGGTGGCCGCCAGCGCCACGACCGAGGCGACCGTGCGAGACCTGCGGCCCGCCACCGCGTACGCGTTCACCGTGCGGGCCAAGGACAACCGGGGCAACACCGGCCCGCCCAGCGCCCCGGTGACCGCGACCACCGTCGACCCGGCCACCGACCCGGTACCGCCGACGGCACCGAGCCGGCTGCGGGCGGGCGACGTCACCTCCAGCACCGTGGAACTGCGCTGGGACGCGGCCACGGACGACCAGCGCGTGGCGGCCTACGACGTGTACCGGGACGGTGCCCTGGCCGAGAGCCTGCCCGCCGACACCCTCACCACCACGCTGACCGGGCTGGCCCCCGCGACCGCCTACGACTTCACCGTCACGGCACGCGACGCCGCCGACAACGCCTCGCCGGCCAGCAACACGGTGACCGTCACCACGGACGAGGCCGTCGGTGCGGGCGGCTACGCGAAGGTCGGCTACTTCGTGCAGTGGGGCATCTACGGCCGCCAGTACTTCGTGAAGAACCTCGACACCTCCGGGGCGGCGGCCAAGCTGGACGTGATCAACTACGCCTTCGCCAACATCGACCCTGAGAACCTCACCTGCCTGAACGGCGTCACCAAGGGCACCACGCCCGACCCGCAGGACCCCGACCAGGGGGACGGCGCGGGCGACGCCGAGGCCGACTACGGCCGCGCCTTCCCGGCCCACCAGTCCGTGGACGGCGTCGCCGACGACGGCTGGGGCAAGCTGCGCGGCAACTTCAACCAGCTCAAGAAGCTCAAGGCCAAGCACCCGCACCTGAAGATCCTCATCTCGCTGGGCGGCTGGACCTACTCCAAGTACTTCTCCGACGCCGCCGCCACGGAGGCGTCGCGGAAGAAGTTCGTGAAGTCCTGCATCGACATGTACATCAAGGGCGACCTGCCCGAGTACAACGGCGCCGGGGGCGAGGGCGTCGCCGCCGGGATCTTCGACGGCATCGACCTCGACTGGGAGTGGCCCGGTTCCCCCGACGGACACCCCGGGAACCACTGGAGCCCGCAGGACAAGGACAACAACACGGCACTGATCGCCGAGTTCCGCCGGCAGCTCGACGCTCTCGGCGGCGACCACAAGCTGCTGACCGCCTTCACCCCCGCCGATCCCGTGAAGATCGACGCGGGCTGGGACCTGACCAAGATCTTCGACCACCTGGACTTCGCCAACGTCCAGGGATACGACTTCCACGGCGCGGGCAGCGACAACTCCTGGGAGCCGGACCGCACCGGCCACCAGGGCAACCTCTACCCCGACCCCGATTCCCCGTACGACCCCGACTTCAGCATCGACGGGTCCGTGCGGCACTACCTCGACGCGGGCGTCAGCCCACGCAAGCTGACCATCGGCTTCCCGTTCTACGGTCGGGGCTGGCAGCAGGTGACGGCGGGCGGGGCGAACGGCGAGTACCAGACGGCGAACGGCGCCGCGCCCGGCCAGTTCCAGGAGGAGGCCGGCACCCGAGGCTACGACAACCTGCTCACCATGGTGCCGAACATGACGGTCCACCACGACACCGAGTCGGTGTCCACCTACGGCTACACCGGCCCGAACGGACAGTGGTGGTCCTTCGACGACCCCTGGTCCATCGGCAAGAAGGCGGAGTACGTCAGGTCCGAGGGCCTGCTGGGCGCCATGATCTGGGAGATGTCCGGTGACACCCCGGACAGCAGCCTGATGAACGCCCTGCACAGCGGACTGCCGTAG
- a CDS encoding chitinase, producing the protein MSRRTRLLGATLAAACVVPLLTAASPDAPGAESRAVETCALRSKPAGKVLQGYWENWDGAANGVHPPFGWTPITDPRIRQHGYNVVNAAFPVILSDGTVLWEDGMDRTVKVPTPAEMCEAKADCLTLLMSIGGATAGIDLSSRAVADRFIETIVPILTTYNFDGIDIDIETGLVGTGDINRLSPSQANLVHIIDGVLARMPSGFGLTMAPETAYVTGGSVVYGSIWGAYLPIIKKYADNGRLWWLNMQYYNGSMYGCSGDSYAAGTVRGFTAQTDCLNDGLTIQGTTITVPYAKQVPGLPAQPGAGGGHMSPHLVSQAWNHYGGALKGLMTWSVNWDGSRNWTFGDNVRRLQGR; encoded by the coding sequence CTGAGTCGTCGTACCCGACTGCTCGGCGCCACGCTCGCCGCCGCCTGCGTGGTACCGCTGCTCACCGCCGCGTCACCGGACGCCCCCGGCGCCGAGTCCCGGGCGGTCGAGACCTGCGCGTTGCGGTCCAAGCCCGCCGGGAAGGTACTCCAGGGCTACTGGGAGAACTGGGACGGCGCCGCGAACGGCGTGCACCCGCCCTTCGGCTGGACACCGATCACCGACCCCCGCATCCGGCAGCACGGCTACAACGTCGTCAACGCGGCGTTCCCGGTCATCCTCTCCGACGGAACCGTGCTGTGGGAGGACGGCATGGACCGCACGGTCAAGGTGCCCACCCCGGCCGAGATGTGCGAGGCCAAGGCCGACTGCCTCACCCTCCTCATGTCCATCGGCGGCGCGACGGCCGGCATCGACCTCAGCTCGCGCGCGGTGGCCGACCGGTTCATCGAGACCATCGTGCCGATTCTGACGACGTACAACTTCGACGGCATCGACATCGACATCGAAACGGGCCTGGTCGGCACCGGCGACATCAACCGGCTCTCGCCCTCCCAGGCCAACCTCGTCCACATCATCGACGGCGTGCTCGCGCGCATGCCGTCCGGCTTCGGCCTGACGATGGCCCCCGAGACGGCCTACGTCACCGGAGGCAGCGTCGTGTACGGCTCGATCTGGGGCGCGTACCTGCCCATCATCAAGAAATACGCGGACAACGGCCGCCTGTGGTGGCTGAACATGCAGTACTACAACGGCAGCATGTACGGCTGCTCCGGTGACTCCTACGCGGCCGGGACCGTCCGGGGCTTCACGGCCCAGACCGACTGCCTCAACGACGGGCTGACGATCCAGGGCACCACGATCACCGTCCCGTACGCCAAGCAGGTGCCCGGCCTGCCCGCACAACCCGGCGCCGGCGGCGGCCACATGTCCCCGCACCTGGTCTCGCAGGCCTGGAATCACTACGGCGGCGCCCTCAAGGGCCTGATGACCTGGTCCGTCAACTGGGACGGCTCCCGGAACTGGACCTTCGGCGACAACGTCCGCCGCCTCCAGGGCCGGTGA
- a CDS encoding helix-turn-helix transcriptional regulator, with protein sequence MAGTEGLDGVAALLAEAELAARFADPGERRRLRLAAGLSLDQVASAVGVGRQTVANWEDGSTPSPQSRGKYLRLLDGLSRLHPARPATPAASPTAAPAAPGQPSADSRTSAGRGADGSPLPAESPPARAARAGHARHRARRRTGSADELRAELSEHLTTTVEQELQRAGGDADAATAALVKRAIPDVMAVFARTRAQARYDHTAYPALPDILRKPARNDPDLVWEGRPSWRHPAYRRHPDGELPVTALDVNAAYLSAMKVWLPIGKLEHSTDPVHDRRRSGVHLITPPPWHHRDLPSPLGDREEPGPLWVTDATLRLLLRLAGPKHRLVEEPLIHESWTSSATETFLDSLRQLLAAVREEAIAAGDDVTNTYVKAMYSKFVSTLGESSHNREIARPDWVHLIRSQAFANLWSRAFKAHQAGLTVVSALGTDELHVAGDWRQVWSEGRGLSQMKVKTDREGRPVRYTVTRTA encoded by the coding sequence ATGGCTGGAACCGAGGGGCTTGACGGGGTCGCCGCCTTGCTGGCGGAGGCCGAACTCGCCGCGCGCTTCGCCGACCCGGGCGAACGCAGACGGCTGCGCCTGGCAGCGGGGCTGTCGCTGGACCAAGTCGCCTCCGCCGTGGGCGTCGGCCGGCAGACGGTCGCCAACTGGGAGGACGGCTCGACCCCCTCCCCGCAGTCCCGGGGGAAGTACCTCCGCCTGCTCGACGGCCTCTCCCGGCTCCACCCGGCCCGGCCGGCGACGCCCGCCGCTTCACCCACGGCTGCCCCGGCTGCCCCGGGGCAGCCCTCCGCCGACAGCCGGACGTCCGCAGGCAGGGGCGCCGACGGATCGCCTCTGCCTGCCGAGAGCCCGCCGGCCCGGGCCGCCCGCGCCGGGCACGCCCGCCACCGCGCCCGGCGGCGGACCGGCTCGGCCGACGAGCTCCGCGCCGAGCTGAGTGAGCACCTCACCACCACCGTCGAACAGGAGTTGCAGCGGGCCGGCGGGGACGCCGACGCGGCCACCGCCGCGCTGGTCAAACGCGCCATCCCGGACGTGATGGCCGTCTTCGCCCGCACCCGGGCCCAGGCGCGGTACGACCACACCGCCTACCCGGCCCTGCCGGACATTCTCCGTAAACCCGCCAGGAACGACCCGGACCTCGTCTGGGAGGGACGCCCCTCCTGGCGGCACCCCGCCTACCGGCGCCATCCCGACGGCGAACTCCCCGTCACCGCACTCGACGTCAACGCCGCCTACCTGTCGGCGATGAAGGTCTGGCTTCCGATCGGGAAGCTGGAGCACTCCACGGACCCGGTCCACGACCGCAGACGCTCCGGCGTCCATCTGATCACCCCACCGCCCTGGCACCACCGGGACCTGCCCAGCCCGCTCGGCGACCGCGAGGAGCCCGGCCCCCTGTGGGTCACCGACGCCACGCTCCGGCTCCTGCTGCGCCTGGCCGGGCCCAAGCACCGTCTCGTCGAGGAACCGCTGATCCACGAGTCGTGGACCAGCTCCGCGACGGAGACGTTCCTCGACTCCCTGCGCCAGCTCCTCGCCGCCGTCCGCGAGGAGGCGATCGCGGCCGGTGACGACGTGACGAACACCTACGTGAAGGCCATGTACTCCAAGTTCGTCTCCACGCTGGGGGAGTCCTCCCACAACCGCGAGATCGCCCGCCCGGACTGGGTGCACCTCATCCGCTCCCAGGCCTTCGCCAACCTCTGGTCCCGCGCCTTCAAGGCCCACCAGGCCGGCCTCACCGTCGTCTCCGCCCTCGGCACGGACGAACTCCACGTCGCCGGCGACTGGCGGCAGGTGTGGTCCGAAGGCCGGGGCCTGAGCCAGATGAAGGTCAAGACCGACCGCGAGGGCCGCCCGGTCCGCTACACCGTCACCCGGACGGCCTGA